The Candidatus Margulisiibacteriota bacterium genome has a window encoding:
- a CDS encoding response regulator, which yields MCIKKKCAQKNVHSAGPGISMFDRSFNHKGKMRKRILLVDDELCIRKLVGKLLQVKGYDVIVAEDGEDACIKALQYFPDIIVMDVNMDNTNGFDCALLLKMDAKTKDIPILFYSGHLTNKAMEIAKHIGVNGLLEKSFRFDELIDKISLMLEENPA from the coding sequence ATGTGCATAAAGAAAAAGTGTGCACAGAAAAATGTGCACTCAGCTGGTCCAGGGATAAGCATGTTTGATAGAAGTTTCAATCATAAGGGGAAAATGCGAAAAAGAATATTACTGGTTGATGATGAATTATGTATTCGGAAATTAGTGGGAAAATTATTGCAGGTGAAAGGGTATGATGTGATAGTAGCTGAAGACGGTGAAGATGCCTGCATAAAAGCATTACAATATTTCCCGGATATTATCGTAATGGATGTAAATATGGACAATACAAATGGTTTTGATTGTGCTTTGTTGTTGAAAATGGATGCAAAGACTAAGGACATACCTATATTATTCTATTCAGGTCATTTAACAAATAAAGCTATGGAAATTGCGAAACACATCGGTGTCAATGGACTTCTCGAAAAATCTTTTAGATTTGATGAATTAATCGACAAGATCAGTTTGATGTTAGAAGAAAACCCTGCCTAA
- a CDS encoding FAD-dependent oxidoreductase — protein MPAFKRASKIKTITLPQRSAIVAAETDVLVIGGGPAGLGAALGAAHEGAQVILAEHYGFLGGTATAALVTIMTSYYTEHHRAERLGVDSLLPTDHGAGKPVIEGVLATLVHRIECAGGAFMPSIKTGYTVPFDPEVFKLVAQDMLDEAGVHMLFHAFASGIVGEERTEGVIFETKSGPVVIRAKVIIDCTGDGDIAASAGAPYELGRHKDGLVQPMTLMFRMGDYDKDAFSEYIKKHPNEWRGVHGLWDLIRQATETGELKLPREDILFFATPHGKELIINSSRVKKVLGIDVWDLTYAEWLGRRQIHEIATFLKKYVPGFGKSYILQAGTQIGIRETRRIIGDYKLTEDDILSAKKFDDVIARGTYPIDIHNPKGKGTILKRLPAGEAYDIPLRCLIPKNTENILVAGRCISGTHEAHASYRVMPICVATGQASGVCAALAAKHNIIPRQVNIRDVQKSLKNQKANLRDRT, from the coding sequence ATGCCAGCCTTTAAACGCGCTTCAAAAATAAAAACCATTACGCTACCTCAGCGTAGTGCCATAGTTGCCGCAGAAACAGATGTTCTCGTAATCGGCGGAGGTCCTGCCGGTTTAGGCGCAGCGCTTGGAGCAGCACACGAAGGAGCTCAGGTTATTCTTGCAGAACATTACGGGTTCTTAGGAGGTACTGCGACAGCTGCTCTGGTAACAATCATGACTTCTTATTATACCGAACACCACAGAGCAGAACGGTTGGGCGTCGATAGCCTGCTCCCTACTGACCATGGAGCTGGAAAACCGGTCATCGAAGGTGTACTTGCAACGTTAGTTCACAGGATTGAATGCGCTGGAGGAGCTTTCATGCCATCAATCAAAACAGGCTACACAGTCCCCTTTGATCCTGAAGTATTTAAGTTGGTAGCTCAAGATATGCTGGATGAAGCGGGAGTACATATGCTGTTCCATGCTTTTGCCAGCGGAATTGTTGGCGAAGAACGGACCGAGGGAGTTATTTTTGAGACAAAATCTGGGCCGGTCGTTATCCGCGCAAAGGTAATAATAGACTGTACCGGAGACGGAGATATCGCTGCATCGGCAGGAGCACCTTATGAGCTCGGACGGCATAAAGATGGTCTCGTACAGCCAATGACACTCATGTTCCGAATGGGTGACTACGACAAAGATGCATTCTCTGAATATATCAAAAAGCATCCGAATGAATGGCGTGGCGTCCATGGCCTGTGGGACCTCATTAGACAGGCAACTGAAACCGGAGAGCTCAAGTTACCCAGGGAAGATATCCTCTTTTTTGCTACACCTCATGGAAAGGAACTGATTATCAATAGTTCCAGAGTAAAGAAAGTCTTAGGGATTGATGTATGGGACCTTACCTATGCTGAATGGCTTGGCCGCCGGCAGATACATGAAATAGCAACTTTTCTTAAAAAATATGTTCCGGGATTTGGCAAATCATATATTTTACAGGCAGGAACACAAATCGGTATAAGAGAAACACGAAGGATTATCGGAGATTATAAGCTTACAGAAGATGACATATTATCCGCAAAAAAATTCGATGATGTTATTGCTCGCGGGACCTACCCAATCGACATCCACAATCCGAAAGGAAAAGGAACCATTCTCAAACGCCTCCCAGCCGGAGAGGCGTATGATATTCCACTACGCTGTCTAATTCCTAAAAATACAGAAAATATTCTTGTGGCCGGTCGTTGTATATCAGGAACGCATGAGGCACACGCCTCCTATAGAGTCATGCCCATCTGCGTCGCCACAGGACAGGCATCCGGAGTATGCGCTGCTCTTGCTGCGAAACATAACATTATACCTCGTCAGGTAAATATTCGGGATGTTCAAAAAAGTCTTAAAAACCAGAAGGCAAATCTACGCGATCGAACCTGA
- a CDS encoding oxidoreductase encodes MEKSKPKIGIFKYSCCAGCEFQLIYFQQRIIETFAAVDIIYCRMLQSGGIEDGPFDIALIEGAITEEWQASQLKKVREASRYLIPIGSCAVCGGVPAIKNTTAEYDIEKRVYKNTSVIHSVKTNPIDHYVKTDGYIRGCPIGERDLTEMVISLLLNKKPEFLEYCVCVECKIKGNTCVLVAYNEPCMGPVTNAGCGALCPSNNRACYSCWGPMADANSLALANEFAARGLSREDIFRRFTEFGQPTDAFKAGQVKT; translated from the coding sequence ATGGAAAAAAGCAAACCTAAAATAGGAATTTTCAAATATTCTTGCTGTGCGGGATGTGAATTCCAGCTGATCTATTTTCAGCAAAGAATAATAGAAACATTTGCTGCAGTCGATATCATCTACTGCAGAATGTTGCAGTCCGGCGGTATCGAAGACGGTCCGTTCGATATTGCACTGATCGAAGGGGCAATCACCGAAGAATGGCAGGCTTCTCAGTTAAAAAAGGTGAGGGAAGCAAGCCGCTACCTGATCCCAATCGGTTCCTGCGCAGTGTGCGGCGGCGTTCCGGCAATAAAAAATACCACAGCTGAATATGACATTGAAAAAAGAGTGTATAAAAACACTTCCGTTATTCATTCCGTCAAAACAAACCCGATCGATCATTATGTAAAAACCGATGGCTACATTCGGGGCTGTCCCATAGGAGAGCGCGACCTGACAGAAATGGTTATTTCTTTACTGCTCAACAAAAAACCGGAATTCTTAGAATACTGTGTATGTGTCGAATGTAAAATCAAAGGAAATACCTGTGTACTGGTAGCCTATAACGAACCATGTATGGGACCGGTCACTAACGCAGGCTGCGGCGCGCTCTGCCCTTCTAATAATAGGGCTTGTTACAGTTGCTGGGGACCCATGGCAGATGCAAATTCTTTAGCGCTGGCCAATGAGTTTGCAGCAAGAGGGCTTAGCCGCGAAGATATTTTCAGAAGGTTTACTGAGTTCGGGCAACCGACGGACGCATTTAAGGCAGGACAGGTGAAAACATGA
- a CDS encoding transcriptional regulator translates to MTDLVDLFWNSPVEDIMKGFKYLKTSEEYICLLCGEKFVQGIIYQDGDQLYDAGKYAEIHIALKHTSVFDYLIGLDKKITGLTDHQRKLLILFKLGLKDSEMAKEMDCTNSTIRNHRFSLYEKEKQAKIFLAIMGLLSKNTEADSFLNIHRTAKSIDERYAITQEEYGELLKRYFPKGLDGPLMRMPLKQKGKIAILKHIITRFDSQKKYTEKEINELLKNIYSDYITLRRYLIDYGFLNRYTDGSMYWVEV, encoded by the coding sequence ATGACAGACCTAGTTGACCTATTTTGGAACTCCCCGGTAGAAGATATTATGAAAGGTTTCAAATATCTAAAAACCTCAGAAGAGTATATTTGTTTGCTTTGTGGAGAAAAATTCGTTCAAGGAATAATCTACCAGGATGGTGATCAATTATACGATGCCGGTAAATACGCAGAAATCCACATAGCCCTAAAGCACACTTCGGTTTTTGATTATTTAATCGGCTTAGATAAAAAAATTACCGGGCTAACCGATCATCAGAGAAAACTGCTTATCTTATTCAAGCTGGGGCTGAAGGACTCGGAAATGGCAAAGGAAATGGATTGCACGAATTCCACGATCAGGAATCACAGGTTTTCGCTGTACGAAAAAGAAAAACAGGCAAAGATTTTTCTCGCTATTATGGGGCTGCTAAGTAAAAACACAGAAGCTGATAGCTTCTTGAATATTCACAGAACTGCCAAATCAATTGATGAACGCTATGCAATTACCCAGGAAGAATACGGAGAACTGCTAAAAAGATACTTCCCTAAAGGATTAGATGGTCCACTAATGAGAATGCCTCTTAAGCAGAAAGGTAAAATTGCGATATTAAAGCACATTATCACAAGATTTGACAGCCAGAAAAAATATACAGAAAAAGAGATAAACGAACTCCTGAAAAACATCTATTCTGACTACATAACCCTGAGAAGGTATTTGATTGACTACGGTTTTTTGAACAGGTATACCGACGGGAGTATGTATTGGGTTGAGGTATAA
- a CDS encoding pirin family protein gives MRSVIHRANTRGEANYGWLHTRHTFSFAAYYNPKRMQFGALRVLNDDLVAPGAGFELHPHENMEIITIPLFGTLEHQDDMGNLSDIRKGEIQIMSAGTGIRHEEYNQSQTEEVKFLQIWILPRIFNIKPRYDQKSFNLADRKNRLQLIVSPEENNESMLWINQDAYVSMGNLDDAIEVKYEINIKDNCVYLFVIDGNCYVGDALLNKRDGLGICKKTINILSTSSNTELLLIEVPKAHP, from the coding sequence ATGAGAAGCGTAATTCATCGGGCAAATACGAGAGGTGAAGCTAACTACGGCTGGCTACATACCCGCCACACTTTCAGCTTCGCTGCTTACTACAATCCGAAAAGGATGCAATTCGGGGCATTACGCGTACTCAATGACGACCTTGTAGCCCCGGGGGCAGGTTTCGAACTCCATCCCCACGAAAATATGGAGATAATTACAATTCCTCTCTTTGGGACATTGGAGCATCAGGATGACATGGGAAACCTTTCCGATATCAGAAAAGGTGAAATTCAAATCATGTCGGCCGGGACTGGAATACGACATGAAGAATATAATCAGTCACAAACAGAAGAAGTAAAATTCCTTCAAATATGGATTCTGCCAAGGATTTTCAATATCAAACCTCGGTATGACCAGAAAAGTTTTAACTTAGCTGATCGCAAAAACCGATTACAGTTAATTGTCTCTCCTGAAGAAAATAATGAATCTATGCTTTGGATTAACCAGGATGCCTACGTCTCCATGGGTAATCTTGATGATGCTATTGAGGTAAAATACGAGATAAATATAAAGGATAACTGTGTCTATCTTTTTGTTATCGATGGGAATTGCTATGTAGGAGATGCCTTACTTAACAAACGTGACGGACTGGGAATCTGCAAGAAAACTATAAACATCCTGTCAACCTCAAGCAATACTGAACTACTTCTCATTGAAGTACCCAAAGCACATCCATGA
- a CDS encoding transcriptional repressor, with protein sequence MEIRESIIRSLKQHSLKVTPQRIAIMEYLSGTKAHPTAENIRAALEKTFPSLSFATIYNTLEMLVETKLVSRLKISEESRINYDFFTDPHHHFYCRICGKVLDVHISCDVARKREVDGHCIEEVHGYFKGVCSQCR encoded by the coding sequence ATGGAGATTAGAGAATCTATTATACGGTCATTAAAGCAGCATAGCCTGAAAGTTACACCTCAGCGTATTGCTATAATGGAGTATCTTTCGGGCACTAAAGCCCATCCCACTGCTGAAAATATTCGGGCAGCACTTGAAAAAACATTCCCTTCGCTGTCTTTTGCCACAATTTATAACACTTTGGAGATGCTTGTCGAGACGAAGCTGGTGAGCCGGCTGAAGATATCTGAGGAGAGCCGGATTAATTACGATTTTTTCACTGATCCTCACCACCATTTTTATTGCAGGATATGCGGAAAAGTCTTGGATGTCCATATCTCCTGTGATGTAGCCAGAAAGCGTGAAGTCGACGGTCATTGTATTGAAGAAGTCCATGGATATTTTAAGGGTGTCTGTTCTCAGTGCAGATAA
- a CDS encoding ferredoxin has translation MRAIVDPETCIGCGLCPTLCPEVFRMEGDLAITYTDPVPEVLEDTAQDAADQCPVAAIAIIE, from the coding sequence GTGAGAGCAATTGTTGACCCGGAAACATGTATCGGATGCGGGCTATGCCCAACATTATGCCCGGAAGTTTTTAGAATGGAAGGAGATCTGGCTATCACCTATACAGACCCGGTACCCGAGGTACTGGAAGACACTGCTCAGGATGCCGCGGATCAATGTCCGGTAGCAGCTATAGCGATCATAGAGTAA
- a CDS encoding dihydrofolate reductase, translated as MTTYAKVILYIASSLDGYIARENGDVDWLYTDQDYGYLEFIDSIDIVIMGRVTYEQVLGFGEFPYKQKRCFVFSPDAPGKRDNVEFVNERVEDFITRIKPESHLNIWLIGGSNLLNQFVQYNLIDEYIVSVHPILLGNGIPLFEKRHKEIPLQFTKCISYSSGLAQLYYTR; from the coding sequence ATGACCACGTATGCAAAAGTTATTCTCTATATTGCTTCCAGCCTGGATGGTTACATTGCCAGAGAGAATGGCGATGTCGACTGGTTATACACTGACCAGGATTACGGATATCTGGAATTCATTGATTCAATAGATATTGTTATCATGGGACGCGTTACCTACGAGCAGGTACTTGGGTTCGGAGAATTCCCTTATAAGCAGAAACGGTGTTTTGTTTTCTCACCAGACGCACCGGGAAAACGTGATAATGTTGAATTTGTGAATGAACGGGTTGAGGACTTCATCACGCGCATAAAACCAGAAAGCCATTTAAATATATGGCTTATCGGCGGATCAAACTTACTCAATCAATTTGTGCAGTATAATTTGATAGATGAGTATATAGTTTCGGTCCATCCGATTTTGCTGGGAAACGGGATTCCGTTATTCGAAAAAAGACATAAGGAAATACCATTACAGTTCACCAAATGTATAAGCTATTCTTCGGGATTAGCGCAATTATATTACACAAGATAA
- a CDS encoding sulfite reductase subunit A codes for MKTCKKMYGNGMTGARGSRKYKQRMRLCMENKYTLRYESFYKWIGDLINQFTVIGPVLKKRRQTVFEKLDNLERFHLDYCSTMLAPRKYIYRSRQKLMDFDRENNSISSAEVEKISQIIIGIHPCDMQAITVLDRTFLGDYTDAYYSALRDGSITIVLNCNNACNKGFCASMNTGPFLRLHEGYDMEITRFTDRLLIEAKTDRSVHLIEKASGLKEVREADLTEKSEIATKATASFTKSIDTRNLPELLLRNIGHPVYKDTADSRCLGCTNCTMVCPTCFCYNFEETTSFDLKKTERNRYWDSCQELHFAQVHGGNFRSSREARLRQFVTHKLGTWIEQYGCFGCVGCGRCMTWCPTGIDLTEMAIQIQEDYKLGKIK; via the coding sequence ATGAAGACCTGCAAAAAGATGTATGGAAATGGTATGACTGGGGCGAGAGGCAGCCGCAAATATAAACAACGCATGAGGTTATGCATGGAAAACAAATATACATTGCGATATGAGAGTTTTTATAAATGGATTGGGGACCTGATTAATCAGTTCACAGTGATAGGCCCTGTACTCAAAAAACGACGCCAAACGGTTTTTGAAAAGCTGGATAATCTTGAAAGGTTTCATCTGGATTACTGTTCCACGATGTTGGCACCACGAAAATACATTTACCGGTCTCGCCAAAAATTAATGGACTTCGATAGAGAAAACAATAGCATCAGTTCTGCAGAGGTCGAAAAAATAAGTCAGATAATTATCGGAATACATCCTTGTGATATGCAGGCGATAACCGTTCTGGACAGAACTTTTTTAGGAGATTATACCGACGCCTATTACAGTGCGTTAAGAGATGGCTCGATAACCATCGTCCTGAATTGCAATAATGCCTGCAACAAAGGATTCTGCGCTTCAATGAATACCGGTCCGTTCCTACGGCTTCACGAAGGCTACGACATGGAAATAACAAGATTTACAGACCGTCTTCTAATCGAAGCTAAGACAGATAGAAGTGTTCATTTGATTGAGAAAGCCAGCGGTCTCAAGGAGGTCCGGGAGGCTGATCTGACAGAAAAATCCGAGATAGCAACGAAAGCAACTGCCTCGTTTACAAAAAGTATCGATACCCGCAATTTACCGGAACTGCTTTTGAGAAATATCGGACATCCCGTTTATAAGGACACCGCCGATAGTAGATGCCTGGGATGCACCAACTGCACTATGGTATGTCCGACCTGCTTCTGCTATAACTTCGAAGAAACCACCTCTTTCGACCTGAAAAAAACCGAAAGAAACCGTTACTGGGATTCTTGTCAGGAGTTACATTTTGCCCAAGTACATGGAGGTAATTTTCGTTCTTCTCGCGAAGCACGTCTGCGGCAGTTCGTCACACATAAACTTGGTACCTGGATTGAACAATACGGATGCTTCGGATGTGTCGGATGCGGCAGATGTATGACCTGGTGCCCGACCGGCATTGATCTTACTGAAATGGCCATACAAATACAGGAAGACTATAAACTTGGGAAGATAAAATGA
- a CDS encoding polysaccharide pyruvyl transferase — translation MDGIKPYHIGITGSYGGLNLGDEAILKCIIDQLRNSLPVEITVFSKNPEDTLRNHDVDKAIAVRELSREEILPEIKNLDLLIVGGGGIFFDGEVNIYLREVILANEVAVPVMIYAVSAGPLTNSSNKKLIRDCLNKAAVITVRERDAKKLLEESGITSRIQVTADPALLLPPEPIPDDSLQREGLNAQQRLIGISVREPGLAAPDINEKHYHSLLANAADYMVDRMNADIVFVPMEREIRDVQQSHAVIAQMLRPQHATVLKGVYSPGQMLSFMNYFMFAVGMRLHFLIFAALQNVPFVALPYASKVIGFLDDLKIVTPPIHLVNAGRLIAHIDNSWDRRELIISKIKEKLPELKKRAKQTNEIAVSLIQSLSPGKIDYTI, via the coding sequence ATGGATGGAATAAAGCCCTACCATATTGGAATCACCGGGTCCTATGGTGGACTTAACTTAGGTGATGAGGCTATACTAAAGTGTATTATCGATCAGCTAAGGAACTCTCTTCCTGTAGAAATTACCGTGTTCTCAAAAAATCCCGAAGATACCCTAAGAAATCATGATGTCGATAAGGCAATAGCAGTGAGAGAGCTTTCCCGGGAAGAGATACTCCCCGAAATAAAAAACCTTGATCTGCTTATTGTCGGCGGAGGCGGTATCTTTTTCGATGGAGAAGTTAATATTTACTTGAGAGAAGTTATCCTTGCAAATGAGGTTGCTGTGCCGGTAATGATATATGCCGTAAGTGCAGGGCCACTTACCAACTCATCGAATAAAAAACTAATACGTGATTGTCTCAATAAAGCTGCGGTTATCACAGTAAGGGAACGTGATGCTAAGAAATTACTCGAAGAGTCCGGAATCACTTCGCGGATCCAGGTTACTGCGGATCCGGCACTTCTTCTACCCCCCGAACCGATACCTGACGATTCGCTTCAACGGGAAGGGCTGAATGCTCAGCAACGATTAATTGGAATATCAGTAAGGGAACCAGGGTTAGCTGCTCCAGATATTAACGAAAAACATTACCATTCCTTACTGGCCAATGCAGCAGATTATATGGTTGACAGGATGAATGCAGATATCGTTTTTGTTCCTATGGAACGTGAAATCCGTGATGTACAGCAATCACATGCAGTCATTGCACAAATGCTGAGACCTCAACATGCAACAGTCCTGAAAGGCGTGTATAGTCCAGGACAAATGCTCTCATTTATGAATTACTTCATGTTCGCCGTAGGTATGCGTCTACATTTCCTCATCTTTGCTGCATTACAAAATGTTCCGTTCGTCGCCCTGCCTTATGCATCTAAAGTAATCGGGTTCCTGGATGATCTGAAAATAGTAACCCCGCCAATCCATTTAGTAAATGCCGGTCGACTGATTGCTCATATAGATAACTCCTGGGATAGGCGTGAATTGATTATATCTAAAATAAAGGAAAAACTACCTGAATTGAAAAAGCGGGCAAAGCAAACAAATGAAATTGCAGTATCGCTAATACAAAGCCTTTCCCCGGGAAAAATAGATTACACTATTTAG
- a CDS encoding NADH peroxidase, whose protein sequence is MTKYICLICGYVHKGDSAPEKCPQCSAPSTKFKEQTETDLAWADEHVIGVAKDADPRIIESLKMNFVGECTEVGMYLAMSRQADREGYPEIAEAYKRIALEEADHASRFAELLGEVVTSDTKANLSIRVDAEYGACKGKKELATLAKQLNYDAIHDTVHEMCKDEARHGKAFLGLLNRYFK, encoded by the coding sequence ATGACAAAATATATATGCTTAATATGCGGTTACGTACATAAAGGAGACAGTGCGCCGGAGAAATGCCCTCAATGCAGTGCGCCTTCTACAAAATTCAAAGAACAAACCGAAACTGATCTCGCCTGGGCTGATGAACATGTTATTGGCGTTGCTAAAGATGCCGATCCAAGAATAATAGAGAGTCTCAAAATGAACTTCGTCGGTGAATGTACGGAAGTAGGTATGTACCTCGCTATGAGCAGGCAGGCAGACCGCGAAGGATATCCTGAAATAGCCGAAGCTTACAAACGGATTGCCTTAGAAGAAGCAGATCATGCATCACGCTTCGCGGAACTTCTTGGCGAAGTTGTAACCTCAGACACAAAAGCGAACCTCAGTATTCGGGTAGATGCCGAATATGGCGCATGCAAAGGCAAAAAAGAGCTTGCGACACTTGCTAAACAGCTCAATTATGATGCAATTCACGATACTGTCCACGAGATGTGCAAAGATGAAGCGCGTCATGGAAAAGCCTTCCTGGGATTGCTAAATCGTTACTTCAAATAA